Proteins from one Anopheles nili chromosome 2, idAnoNiliSN_F5_01, whole genome shotgun sequence genomic window:
- the LOC128722028 gene encoding calcium-activated chloride channel regulator 1-like has translation MARASVLPWVLLMASVALFGLGAPFANGASSITVEKSAYKNVVFEIRDNVPVDNCQTILQNLEIMLTSASQYLFNALDSRVYFGEVSVILPNHWPQSCIPYNQTRTSASGETADVTIRPHTKAEPSIWTQQYAGCGESGEQIYIDPEILGRETIWREFIREWAKYRYGVFDEIGYDRDPVYPRCYINDEHKVKLTGCSDAPVNDEGLCGSPSSPVPVPYNISRVLDPNARTSIMFAAESKSVTMFCDEGTHNRYAPTKHNQMCDRRSTYDVILKHTDFAPQNQMEFNPSVIINTVPKFSYKSRKLTRYVLVIGQTFVMRERETWSFLRRAIRKWIVYDLPATKTEIGIALANDTATYDTLPITSLQIEKNKDRIASFIPYTSSDLNRPTCLSCGISDAIHMLNEQTRHHGPASSIILVIAPGMDIEHESLARSARASKIRIATINYPVVEPRRPLDALAHETGGSAYSVFECRDNSEKSLVTTYFELSNALFNIGKLYYEGNRNEFPVEIFRRVLVDSVGETNSQRSSRTVTGNFMLDPFMGPPAEFFIYVHNSENPLVSNVRLTNPNGIVYSSMSDARASVRQLSLLSTINETGIWNYSIERFQGNPQPHYVQVIATPRSKYAPVIAARAWVQRGKAGGPIVVYAEVKKGDLPVVSAQVEVTVTKLERICERFREPVVQGTERFLLLDTGAGDPDITKGDGVYSRYFNADEFGGPGTYQLEVTVSDRGNTAYTLADGASYTTASGGQPGRCCGSTVPIPQKQSLDSFERILSPVTIFVSQADLINVAKVPVGRISDLSADVEGMKVRLSWTSPDMGGKNVARYEVKYATTIKDIVDNFDTAAVLWHHDTPFTFSIGEGSEFTMNITHEPHLFGQILYFAVRPYATLTKDAEPGPISNYVRAFVMKPKPTTLFPPPSTGGTESYDSIWSSYDGIAKNGDDSMDIIPRIAKSMDLGPELLLPIIAGIILLLALILIYCWFCVVKKRHDTHDDEQKKPIKSFKSDTKLTTSHSVIVTAAGNGSSPSSNSTTSSSSSPNHQATGHGQTTLPQSNSYDLGLGDHQTVGIPTIYNIDDDVLLAKKRYSAVINMGPPAHPMEQQLIEELKQQQHIIDTQSFIMPGHGGPTGNGSIVQNNNNNNCSVSIISTTSNNTTLTRTYNPSTGTIMVGGRTLSPYESWSASQLLQEHEQQHQRRHSPPLIEDLIDNNVQQSFYNAGQPHGQQLHQQHAHVLGQPGSDQLSLLNNNHLNENGSPPVPPLPIYTTSPSVGPTPSATVGNTTSYVYGHGQSHGSSVSSVNSGLGGAQNGGSAISGTDTKKRRNVTMV, from the exons ATTATGCTGACATCCGCCTCGCAGTACCTGTTTAATGCGCTCGATAGTCGCGTATACTTCGGCGAAGTGTCCGTGATCCTGCCGAACCATTGGCCGCAGTCCTGCATCCCGTACAACCAGACACGCACATCGGCGAGTGGCGAAACGGCGGATGTTACAATCCGGCCACACACCAAGGCGGAACCCTCGATCTGGACGCAACAGTACGCCGGATGTGGCGAGTCCGGTGAGCAGATCTACATCGATCCGGAGATCCTGGGCCGTGAAACGATCTGGCGGGAGTTTATCCGCGAATGGGCCAAATATCGGTACGGTGTGTTCGATGAAATCGggtacgatcgcgatccgGTGTACCCGCGGTGCTACATCAACGATGAGCATAAGGTCAAGCTGACGGGCTGCTCGGACGCTCCCGTCAACGATGAAGGACTCTGTGGAAGCCCATCCTCACCGGTGCCAGTGCCGTACAACATCAGCCGCGTGCTGGATCCAAACGCGCGCACTAGCATCATGTTTGCCGCCGAATCCAAGAGCGTTACCATGTTCTGTGATGAGGGCACGCACAACCGGTACGCACCTACAAAACATAATCAGATGTGTGACCGGCGGAGTACCTACGATGTGATCCTGAAGCACACGGACTTTGCGCCCCAGAACCAGATGGAGTTCAACCCGTCGGTGATCATCAACACCGTGCCAAAGTTCAGCTACAAATCGCGCAAGCTAACGCGTTACGTGCTCGTGATCGGACAAACGTTTGTGATGCGCGAACGCGAAACCTGGAGCTTCCTGCGGCGTGCCATCCGGAAGTGGATCGTGTACGATCTGCCAGCAACCAAGACGGAGATTGGGATTGCGTTGGCCAATGACACGGCGACATACGACACGTTGCCGATCACCTCACTGCAGATCGAGAAGAATAAGGACCGGATTGCGTCCTTTATCCCGTATACCTCGAGCGATCTGAATCGACCAACTTGTCTGAGCTGTGGCATCTCGGATGCGATCCACATGCTGAACGAGCAGACACGCCACCATGGACCGGCCAGTTCGATCATTCTGGTGATCGCACCCGGGATGGACATTGAGCACGAATCGCTAGCACGCTCGGCCCGAGCTTCTAAGATCCGGATCGCGACCATCAACTACCCGGTGGTGGAACCACGCCGTCCACTGGACGCACTAGCGCACGAAACCGGTGGCAGCGCGTACTCCGTGTTCGAGTGTCGTGATAACTCGGAAAAGTCGCTGGTCACCACGTACTTCGAGCTGTCGAACGCGCTCTTCAACATCGGTAAGCTGTACTACGAAGGTAACCGGAACGAGTTCCCGGTGGAGATTTTCCGGCGCGTGCTAGTCGATTCGGTAGGTGAAACGAACTCTCAGCGCAGCAGCCGTACGGTAACGGGCAACTTCATGCTAGACCCGTTCATGGGTCCACCGGCCGAGTTCTTCATCTACGTGCACAACTCCGAAAACCCGCTCGTCTCGAACGTGCGCCTTACGAACCCAAACGGCATCGTTTACTCCTCCATGAGTGACGCACGCGCCTCCGTACGGCAGCTATCGCTGCTTTCCACGATCAACGAAACTGGCATCTGGAATTACTCGATCGAACGGTTCCAGGGCAATCCGCAGCCTCACTACGTGCAGGTGATTGCGACACCTCGCTCAAAGTACGCTCCCGTCATCGCAGCTCGAGCCTGGGTTCAACGTGGCAAGGCCGGTGGCCCTATCGTGGTGTACGCCGAGGTTAAGAAGGGTGATCTCCCGGTGGTGTCGGCACAGGTCGAAGTCACCGTCACGAAGCTGGAGCGCATCTGCGAGCGGTTCCGTGAACCAGTGGTACAAGGTACTGAGCGTTTCTTGCTACTTGACACCGGCGCTGGTGATCCGGACATCACTAAAGGCGATGGCGTGTACTCGAGGTACTTCAACGCGGACGAGTTCGGTGGTCCAGGAACGTACCAACTGGAGGTGACTGTGAGCGATCGAGGCAATACGGCCTACACGCTAGCGGATGGAGCAAGTTACA CCACGGCGTCTGGCGGACAACCGGGACGTTGCTGCGGTAGTACGGTGCCCATCCCTCAGAAGCAATCGCTGGACTCCTTCGAGCGCATCCTGTCGCCGGTGACGATCTTCGTCTCTCAAGCGGACCTGATCAACGTCGCTAAGGTACCGGTGGGTCGCATCAGTGATCTCAGTGCCGACGTGGAAGGCATGAAAGTGCGGCTTAGTTGGACTTCACCTGACATGGGCGGGAAGAACGTGGCTCGGTACGAGGTAAAGTACGCCACCACGATCAAGGACATCGTGGATAACTTCGACACGGCGGCCGTGCTGTGGCACCATGACACTCCGTTCACGTTCTCCATCGGTGAGGGTAGCGAATTTACGATGAATATCACCCACGAGCCGCATCTGTTCGGTCAGATCCTGTACTTTGCCGTGCGGCCATACGCGACACTCACGAAGGACGCGGAACCAGGACCAATCTCGAActacgtgcgtgcgttcgtgaTGAAACCCAAGCCGACGACACTGTTCCCGCCACCATCTACGGGCGGCACGGAAAGCTACGATTCAATTTGGTCTTCGTACGACGGCATCGCCAAGAACGGAGACGACAGCATGGACATCATCCCGCGCATCGCGAAATCTATGGATCTAGGTCCAGAGCTGCTGTTACCCATCATCGCCGGCATCATTCTGCTGCTGGCGCTCATTCTCATCTACTGCTGGTTCTGTGTGGTAAAGAAACGTCACGACACGCACGACGACGAGCAGAAGAAGCCGATCAAGTCGTTCAAAAGCGACACCAAGCTCACCACCAGCCACAGCGTGATCGTGACGGCAGCCGGTAACGGATCATCGCCTTCATCCAACTCGAccacgtcgtcgtcctcgtcaccGAACCATCAGGCAACTGGTCACGGTCAAACTACGCTCCCACAATCCAACTCGTACGATCTGGGACTCGGTGATCACCAGACGGTGGGCATTCCAACGATCTACAACATCGACGATGACGTGTTGCTGGCCAAGAAGCGCTATAGTGCCGTCATCAACATGGGCCCACCGGCCCACCCGATGGAGCAACAGCTTATCGAGGAgctcaagcagcagcagcacatcaTCGACACGCAGTCCTTCATCATGCCAGGACACGGTGGTCCCACCGGTAACGGATCGATCGtgcagaacaacaacaacaacaactgcaGCGTGAGCATCATCTCAACCACCTCGAACAACACCACGCTAACGCGCACGTACAACCCAAGTACGGGCACGATCATGGTCGGTGGACGCACGCTCAGCCCATACGAGTCCTGGTCGGCATCGCAACTGCTGCAGGAGCAtgagcaacaacaccagcgaCGCCACAGCCCACCGCTTATCGAGGATCTCATCGACAACAACGTGCAGCAGTCGTTCTACAACGCCGGTCAACCCCACGGGCAACAGCTTCACCAGCAACACGCGCACGTGCTCGGTCAACCTGGCTCGGATCAGCTGTCGCTgctcaacaacaaccacctgAACGAGAACGGTTCGCCACCGGTGCCGCCATTGCCGATCTACACCACAAGCCCAAGCGTGGGTCCTACGCCGTCCGCAACCGTGGGCAATACGACGTCCTACGTGTATGGCCATGGCCAGAGCCACGGGTCGTCGGTGAGCTCGGTGAACAGTGGTCTTGGTGGGGCACAAAATGGCGGATCCGCGATCAGCGGCACTGACACGAAGAAGCGCCGTAATGTGACCATGGTCTAA
- the LOC128731768 gene encoding zinc finger protein 552-like — MDESQEDLSLDEFNLIDNIIESAVDELLLKKNSVRCVGLFAQVCRLCACDDQQMMHISDVHLQIIYDLQIPGINESSGCTNICSECNGFLEEFCKFRSQCEEGQKRIAAMLGERKICTKKSRANKISSTVVKAVIKEPKRAESRRRVVDGHLQWVCLDCEQVFKSCMRLKKHRRTCVLVGSERSKRFGTNVCDLCGAVLSSTLAFKLHRRAHESATDTSCKQQLSSTQLEPFVCHVCGNLCKSSRVLRLHLLTHNAERNVECNICGKQFKRKRSLRVHLQVHSGTKFECEICSKKFLTTVTLSKHMKTHRIDYLKHSCTMCPKRFALLRQLQKHMMIHTGEYAHVCEICNARFRTAGRFNRHMQKGHVLPVHLNIVEQNDMNTLDDLIEYQPELTPTDLIQSNFEELTQPLPLPSRELLQEDAGFGSEELLDQASRIFTVQCFPNASFSDDTLYSFMD; from the exons ATGGACGAATCCCAGGAG GATCTGAGTTTAGATGAATTCAATCTCATTGACAACATTATAGAATCGGCAGTAGATGAGTTACTACTAAAGAAAAATAGCGTGCGTTGCGTTGGCCTATTCGCACAGGTTTGCCGATTATGTGCTTGTGACGACCAACAGATGATGCATATTTCTGATGTGCATTTGCAAATTATCTACGATTTACAAATTCCCGGAATTAATGAATCCAGTGGCTGTACTAACATCTGCAGCGAATGCAATGGTTTCCTGGAAGAGTTTTGTAAGTTTCGTTCTCAATGTGAAGAAGGACAAAAGCGGATAGCTGCCATGCTGGGCGAACGGAAAAT CTGCACCAAAAAATCACGAGCAAATAAGATTTCCTCTACTGTCGTGAAGGCTGTGATTAAGGAACCCAAAAGAGCAGAATCGCGCCGACGTGTCGTCGATGGCCACTTGCAATGGGTTTGTCTGGATTGCGAACAGGTGTTTAAAAGTTGCATGCGATTGAAAAAACATCGTCGTACCTGCGTACTGGTAGGAAGTGAACGTTCCAAACGCTTTGGAACGAACGTCTGTGATCTGTGTGGAGCAGTATTGTCCTCAACGTTAGCGTTTAAGTTACATCGGCGAGCGCATGAATCAGCGACAGACACGTCCTGCAAACAGCAGCTATCTTCTACTCAATTGGAGCCTTTTGTTTGTCACGTTTGCGGAAATCTTTGCAAATCTAGTCGAGTGCTCCGATTGCATCTACTTACACACAATGCCGAGAGGAATGTCGAATGCAATATCTGTGGGAAACAGTTCAAGAGAAAACGATCTCTACGGGTTCATCTGCAAGTTCATTCCGGGACGAAGTTTGAGTGCGAAATTTGCAGTAAAAAGTTTCTCACTACAGTCACTCTAAGTAAGCATATGAAAACGCATCGCATAGACTACCTGAAGCATAGTTGTACAATGTGTCCGAAAAGGTTCGCACTTCTCCGACAGCTCCAGAAACACATGATGATCCATACGGGCGAGTATGCGCACGTCTGCGAAATTTGTAATGCCAGGTTTCGAACTGCGGGACGATTTAACCGCCACATGCAGAAAGGACACGTGTTACCCGTCCATCTGAACATAGTCGAACAAAACGACATGAACACTTTGGACGATCTAATCGAATATCAACCGGAGTTAACTCCGACAGACTTGATACAGTCCAATTTCGAAGAATTAACACAGCCGTTGCCGTTACCATCGCGTGAACTTTTGCAGGAAGATGCCGGTTTCGGTTCTGAGGAATTGCTCGATCAAGCATCTCGCATATTTACGGTCCAGTGCTTCCCCAATGCGAGCTTTAGTGATGACACGCTATATTCTTTCATGGATTGA
- the LOC128722029 gene encoding tRNA methyltransferase 10 homolog A-like translates to MAIGIEDQLDDAKLLDESNLESHDPASVLSKRQRKKLLKMENWEQRKKEKRQKEKEKLKAKRLQAIQQGLPTRTGPSRKELKRRKTNNTGLSKSSIEVAVDLSFDQLMINKDVAKCVKQLLRMYTLNRRSESPLALHFTGIRPGGAVEKHLTRNDGYQHWDVRFSDAHFTKLFEREKLIYLTSESDNLLERLENGCVYVIGGLVDHNQHKGHCYQLAQKYGIRHARLPLSEHLVIKTRTILTINQVFEILLNVHLGKDWKQTLLEVLPARKGAIARVNDECPATTAAVEQKQSS, encoded by the coding sequence ATGGCTATAGGTATTGAAGATCAGCTTGATGATGCGAAACTGCTGGATGAAAGCAATCTGGAATCTCATGATCCAGCATCGGTGCTTTCTAAGCGACAGCGTAAAAAGCtattgaaaatggaaaactgggaacagcgaaagaaggaaaaacgccaaaaggaaaaggaaaagttgAAAGCTAAGCGGCTGCAAGCCATCCAGCAAGGGCTCCCAACGCGCACCGGACCGAGCAGGAAAGAACTGAAGCGACGGAAAACTAACAACACAGGACTATCAAAATCCAGCATTGAAGTCGCCGTTGATCTCAGCTTCGATCAGCTGATGATCAACAAAGACGTAGCAAAGTGTGTTAAGCAGCTGCTGCGCATGTACACACTAAACCGAAGATCTGAAAGCCCTCTTGCGCTGCACTTTACCGGTATTCGGCCGGGAGGCGCGGTAGAAAAACATTTGACCCGTAACGACGGGTACCAGCATTGGGACGTACGGTTCAGCGACGCTCACTTCACGAAATTATTCGAACGGGAAAAACTCATCTACCTCACCAGCGAATCTGACAACCTGCTGGAGCGGCTCGAAAATGGCTGTGTGTACGTTATTGGTGGCTTGGTGGACCACAATCAACACAAGGGGCACTGCTACCAGTTGGCACAAAAGTACGGTATTCGGCACGCCCGGCTTCCTCTTTCTGAACATCTTGTTATCAAGACGCGAACTATCTTGACCATAAACCAGGTATTTGAAATCCTCCTAAACGTGCATCTAGGCAAAGACTGGAAACAGACGTTACTGGAAGTTTTGCCTGCGCGAAAGGGCGCTATAGCGAGGGTGAATGACGAGTGCCCCGCAACGACTGCCGCCGTAGAGCAGAAACAATCATCGTAA
- the LOC128720707 gene encoding uncharacterized protein LOC128720707, producing MADSCDPLKCRLCFEKQFQLLPMFPANEPVNDDLLRKIQECASVSIVYEHDQNSLICIKCIVDVEQFYSFKERCKKNDLFLQQMRHGWEDKLTTDEEELEEGMLPDTEFLEPLTNLISPQLSATSIDSFMGQSKLIRMGYNYRIVRVNEETDVLIYHKHRFYQQTKSSENLQWVCVAKGSLDCPAKLTISSSVQFPLALFTKPIVHNHSDALVQAIGTTDQCDEALVKILPKYTLAHDSHRRLRLLAGGYRYRLKRALAAGGTSLWACVRSECSAQVSLSYENEQALLEVGDSHCHCEEKKSSVSQLENSTLMAEVRAPLVTSEHGYNFYVSAGCMEYRGHFYKRENHTNTMAPIWHCTATNCTASVRVRQKHAKLTNSKHNHPRTKSQSDFTVRILHQGVNYRLLAKPHGNVRLSHRKQTYTFQKAHGHGVTEWSCIWKRLGCKASLKMLRDEQIVYQSLTSSDNVVPHEHRVRNALEQYFLPAALSEPCVETNVWSSPAYDLLWNKSSKPIIRRENDRYYARKAFINGTVEWHCVRGIGTHCEASFTTSKAGDITDESLAHDHQQPRKRKGKQSNLSLGAASNRITSHDIFTSPGPVLLLSGGFNYRRMQNVHLKVEIIVHLSHKYLPDSVEPSAYRCIMRDEPNSCPGKIILTHNALCAELTVAHNHIPRSVPKIVEPDRSSKLIIDGPNYKLIFSMTGRNCLLLHEGHAFRMYKLLASSQSSRWRCIQEKYGCKMYLSVPLTLTQPAVPDDQPHDHSRVRDDTRTVHIKEELLDPEDEQEVWRNRGKESTTQASLRPKRQIKTERESLARADMKVQQLFINPTSSDDQLPSQDGAMMSLHEFTGVRGTMIKREALSNTDTDSMTCFLNGHLYVRQFEGFGELDTLAWICAFHWTLGCVAQLKDTSIHDHERFASVRTNDRFSMLKTLITRGFIGQRGAMMLLPERKRVSEYELLPSNGNLSLIIDENRYYFYKAKNNGEWLWRCVRHRWQGCKIGVAVSHCFGKYYFQPYGKTEHEHS from the exons ATGGCCGACTCATG CGATCCCTTAAAATGCCGGCTGTGCTTCGAAAAGCAATTTCAGCTGTTACCCATGTTTCCAGCGAATGAACCCGTCAACGATGATTTGCTGAGAAAAATACAAGAATGTGCTTCAGTGAGCATTGTGTACGAACACGATCAAAACTCGCTCATCTGCATCAAGTGCATCGTTGATGTGGAGCAGTTCTATAGCTTCAAGGAACgatgcaagaaaaatgatttgtttctACAGCAAATGCGTCATGGTTGGGAAGACAAACTCACTACGGATGAAGAAGAGTTAGAAGAGGGCATGTTGCCAGACACGGAGTTCTTAGAACCGTTGACCAATTTGATCAGCCCGCAGTTGTCTGCGACATCTATCGATTCTTTTATGGGGCAGTCGAAGCTTATTCGAATGGGATATAACTACCGTATTGTACGGGTAAACGAAGAGACGGATGTACTTATCTATCATAAACACAGGTTTTATCAGCAAACAAAGAGCTCAGAAAATCTTCAGTGGGTTTGTGTAGCAAAAGGATCCCTCGACTGTCCCGCCAAACTCACCATCTCTTCCTCGGTACAGTTTCCATTAGCTTTGTTTACTAAGCCAATAGTTCACAACCACTCCGACGCATTAGTACAGGCCATAGGAACTACGGATCAATGCGATGAAGCTTTGGTGAAAATTCTTCCCAAGTATACGCTTGCACATGACAGTCACCGACGATTGCGACTCCTGGCTGGTGGATACCGGTATCGACTGAAACGAGCACTAGCTGCTGGTGGAACAAGTTTATGGGCGTGCGTTCGATCTGAATGTTCCGCCCAAGTGAGTCTATCGTACGAAAACGAACAAGCACTTCTTGAAGTTGGTGATTCGCATTGTCActgtgaagagaaaaaatcatcCGTCTCGCAATTGGAAAACAGTACCTTAATGGCCGAAGTGAGGGCACCATTGGTAACTAGTGAGCACGGCTACAATTTTTATGTATCTGCGGGTTGCATGGAATACCGCGGCCATTTTTACAAACGTGAAAATCATACCAATACAATGGCCCCCATTTGGCATTGCACGGCTACTAATTGCACTGCCAGCGTACGAGTGCGCCAAAAACATGCCAAATTAACCAATAGTAAGCATAACCACCCACGGACAAAGTCTCAAAGCGATTTCACGGTACGTATCCTACATCAGGGAGTCAACTATCGTCTGCTAGCTAAGCCTCATGGAAACGTTAGATTATCCCATCGAAAGCAAACGTATACCTTTCAAAAAGCACATGGACACGGCGTCACAGAATGGTCCTGCATCTGGAAGCGATTGGGATGTAAAGCTTCATTAAAAATGCTCCGCGACGAACAAATCGTTTACCAATCGTTAACATCATCAGATAACGTCGTCCCGCACGAGCATCGCGTTCGAAATGCTTTGGAACAATATTTTCTCCCGGCAGCACTGAGTGAACCATGCGTCGAAACAAATGTATGGTCCTCACCAGCCTACGATCTATTGTGGAACAAGAGTAGTAAACCAATCATTCGTCGTGAAAACGATCGCTATTATGCACGAAAAGCATTCATCAACGGTACGGTTGAGTGGCACTGTGTTCGAGGAATTGGCACCCATTGCGAAGCATCGTTTACTACTAGTAAAGCTGGAGACATAACTGATGAAAGCTTAGCACACGATCATCAGCAACCACggaagcgaaaaggaaaacaatccaATCTTTCATTAGGCGCGGCTAGCAATAGGATTACTTCCCACGACATTTTCACAAGCCCTGGGCCGGTATTACTTCTTTCCGGCGGTTTCAACTATCGCCGGATGCAGAACGTCCATCTGAAAGTGGAGATCATAGTGCATCTCTCGCACAAGTATTTGCCAGACAGTGTGGAACCGTCTGCCTACCGGTGTATCATGCGCGACGAGCCAAACAGCTGTCCCGGGAAAATCATACTAACTCACAACGCTCTCTGCGCCGAGCTGACGGTTGCCCACAACCATATACCACGGTCGGTTCCGAAAATAGTGGAGCCGGATCGTTCATCTAAACTTATCATAGATGGTCCCAACTACAAGCTTATTTTCTCGATGACGGGCCGTAATTGTTTGTTACTCCATGAAGGGCATGCCTTCCGCATGTATAAGCTGCTTGCATCAAGCCAAAGCTCACGGTGGCGATGCATCCAGGAGAAGTACGGTTGCAAGATGTACCTAAGCGTGCCGCTAACACTCACCCAACCCGCTGTTCCGGATGATCAACCGCACGACCATTCGAGGGTTCGAGACGATACACGCACAGTGCACATTAAAGAAGAGCTTTTGGATCCAGAAGACGAACAAGAGGTCTGGCGCAATAGAGGTAAAGAAAGCACGACCCAAGCATCGCTGAGGCCGAAGCGGCAAATCAAAACCGAGCGGGAATCGTTAGCCAGAGCTGACATGAAAGTCCAGCAATTATTCATTAATCCCACCTCATCAGACGATCAGCTTCCATCGCAAGATGGTGCAATGATGTCCTTGCACGAATTCACAGGAGTA CGTGGCACCATGATAAAGCGGGAGGCTCTTAGCAACACTGACACAGATAGTATGACCTGCTTCCTTAATGGGCACCTGTACGTGCGTCAGTTCGAGGGTTTCGGCGAATTAGATACGCTTGCTTGGATCTGTGCGTTCCACTGGACGCTGGGCTGCGTGGCGCAACTAAAAGACACCTCGATCCACGACCATGAGCGTTTCGCATCCGTGCGCACGAATGACCGCTTTAGCATGCTGAAAACGTTGATTACTCGCGGTTTCATTGGCCAGCGGGGTGCGATGATGCTGTTACCCGAGCGCAAGAGGGTGTCCGAGTATGAACTACTGCCCAGCAACGGAAATCTTTCGTTAATCATCGACGAAAATCGATACTATTTCTATAAGGCTAAAAACAACGGCGAATGGTTGTGGCGTTGCGTACGGCATCGTTGGCAAGGCTGCAAGATCGGGGTGGCCGTTTCGCATTGTTTCGGCAAATACTATTTCCAACcgtacggcaaaaccgaacACGAACATTCCTAG